The following DNA comes from Cucumis sativus cultivar 9930 chromosome 7, Cucumber_9930_V3, whole genome shotgun sequence.
CCACCAAAGACAGAGAGAattgtataataataaaaggaattttaaaaaaaatataagaaaatgacaaatattttgtataataatttcgaaaatggaaaaaaacttctaataaaaacaaaaaatattccgaataatatattgtaaatCTAAACTTAAGATTCTCTTATATGTACACGATAATTTGGTTATCCAATATCTCAACATTTTTTactatcttttatatttgacacaaacaaccaaataatcgtttgaaaaaaatagtaaaaaataaatcttttatatttcatacaTAATCTCttgtaaaaaagaagatttgTTACATAGTCTtaatagtttgaaaagaaaataaaaattgcaaataacagagaagaaatgaaaagaatacaaacctaaaatattttaagaaataataagcTTCATcggcttttttatttttgttatacgaacagtaaatatttataatcttaaaaatatacttcaaaatttgttgtatattttcattttctcaattatagtcttatattttcaataaaatattaaaattagtcTTCACTCTTAGTTTAGGATTGATTTTTCAGATTATATATTagcaaaatttacaaaaaaataaaaaataaaaaatcattattattatttaactaaatttggtAAAGATTAACTTTTGagagtttaaatttaagattcattAAAAAGCATATCaactaaaattagataaaCAAAATGTCTTATcgattaaaattgaataaattatagATTGAAGATAAGCCCACATGGGCCCTCACATTACTATATGACAttagatttatatttcattttatattataatgctATATGATGAGACTTACATTACCACTCTTCAATAAttggagtatttttttttttaatctccaATACTTTATGCTCACAAAAAAGTTGGATATAACACTACTTCATATTCATctcaaagagagagagaaaaaaaagcattaaGTATATGAAACTTAAAGTggaaatagaagaaaacaaattagaaagttCATTGTTCCACCTTCTTGTTTTTGTAGTCTCAAACTGATGGCAttaacttcttcttcttcttcttcttcttcttctctgaatttctctcttttgaaAACTGGCCTTTCAGTTTCATTTAAGCCTATTACAAGAATTTGGATGGTTAAGCCTACAAGACTTCCTCTCAAGAATTCGTTTTCCCTGCGGATCAGATCTTCTATGAAGAACAAGGTcaacttcttctcttttttcctgttttctgtttgattttcttcatcatcttttctctctctttcacaTTCTTCTTTCCTATCTATATCTACTGGAGATTAACCGTCTATACTTGACAAAGTACTTTAAAGTTTGAACCTGAGTCTAGAGGGACTAAACGATAGTTTTACCATTGGACTAGCTACAGTATGAAGAACATGTTGAGGGGAGCTTGAGCTGTTCTAGGTTTATACTATATCTGTCAATGCGTGCATACATACACGATTCGAGCTAATATATTCACTATTAGCGAATCAACTTGTTATAGTTATTACAATGTTTATGCTTGTATGAATCATTAAATTCTAGAAATGTTAGAATTACTAAGTTTAACGATAAACTAACAGGTTTTCGAGGATCAGTCGGAAGGGGTGATCTGTTACGCAGACGAGAATGGGGAGATCATTTGCGaaggatatgatgagggtcCTCGGTTTCATCAAAACGTTTCCGAAAAAGGAAACAATCAAAGGTAAATGAATCAACTATTCTAAAGCTGCCAATGttctgaaaaaagaaaaagtgaaaaaggaAGCTGTAATACTGATAtgtgttattgtttttttggtcACAACTAGAGAGGCAGAGATTATTGATCTACTACTAAAACAAACTTGGATTCAACTAGGGAAAGGTGTTGGGGGAGAGCTGAGCCATGCTGAAAAAGAAGTAGCTGTTAGAAAAGACTTGAATATTAATGGCTTCAACTCCTTCTGCTAATCTAAATATGGTTCATTCTTTTGGATCATATTCAAACATAAAGATGCTTCTACTTCCTATGTTCAGTGTAAAAAgacattgttttaatttgagtaatttttAGTAGATCTACTTTCTTATGTATCTGAATCACTTCGCCCCAAAATTGGTATGGCTAAAAATGTGTAATTTGTTATACTATGTTATAAATcgataaataaacaaaaaagggaCAAAAATTTAAGTAGTTTACTCATGGTGTGTTAGTTTCGCTTAACGGATAGAGGGAGAAAAGTTCATATTACAATTAACAAAGCAACATCTTGTAACAATAACTTAGCAGCAGAAAGAAAGAATCCAGACATTAAGATGAATGATTGAAGATTTAGTTTCATTGATGTTGGAACTGAAGTAACTTATCTTGTAAAGTACAACATATGGAggtaatgtttttctttttctcttttttttggaAGCAAAAGACGCTGATATGGGGAACAGAAGCTTTACATTGTGAATCTAACTACAGCACTACctattttatacaaatatcTTAATCAAGAGGTTAACTAATATTGTACCTCCTTTCTTAATGGCTTTAGCAGCCTTCTTTCACACCTTCTAATGAATTCTCATCACCTCCTCTTGCTCTTCAACAATAATggaccaaaagaaaaaagggggaaaagaATCTACCTAAAAGAATCAATTTACTCAagataataaacaaaatgtaagAGGTTGTACTCTGAGATTCACTCACATCTATCTACAACGTATTACGACACAGACACGGCATCAGGTTTTCCATCCGGCATGTTCTCGTCGCCAAAATCAGACTGAGACTGGCTCGGAACGATAGACAGCGGAAACCATTGGTCTGGGACCATCAGGAAGTAGGTTGTCATTGCTTTCCTGAACCTCTTCTTGTATTCCTTGGGGGAGATCACGGTGGGAGATGAGTTCTTTGCCCCACCAAGAATGCCTGTAGCCTTTACCCAAGTCTCGAGGTGTTTGTCCCACGTGTATTGTCTCATGAAATCGATGATTCCGATAACCAGTTCGTGTTTCTCCTCATCCACCCCAACCAGCAACGAGTAGTCCATTACACCGATTGACTGCATCACCACAGGTTAAACAATCGGTGAGTGCATTGGAAAATCGTTGACAGAACATCAAGCAAATACACATACTAATAAACTTACGGCAAGAAATGAAGTATCATTCCAGACAGCTCTCTCCAACAATCGTTTTGCTTTGTTTCCGACGAAAATTGGAGATGTACACATTgtttcaatcaaattttggtCTAAAAGAACTTTGTTATTCCCAGTTGAGTCAGCATTATAGCGCGATCTTGAGGATCCTTTGAGATCATAAAGTCGAGTAACATTCCTTCTAAACAGAAGATTTTCCATAACCAGAACATCCATCTTTGATTCTTTACCTCCCTTCAGATGTTTTGCCGTAACCTTCCAACatgaaaccaacaaaaaacagtAAATTTCAG
Coding sequences within:
- the LOC101211901 gene encoding uncharacterized protein LOC101211901 isoform X1 yields the protein MALTSSSSSSSSSLNFSLLKTGLSVSFKPITRIWMVKPTRLPLKNSFSLRIRSSMKNKVFEDQSEGVICYADENGEIICEGYDEGPRFHQNVSEKGNNQREAEIIDLLLKQTWIQLGKGVGGELSHAEKEVAVRKDLNINGFNSFC
- the LOC101211901 gene encoding uncharacterized protein LOC101211901 isoform X2, whose product is MALTSSSSSSSSSLNFSLLKTGLSVSFKPITRIWMVKPTRLPLKNSFSLRIRSSMKNKVFEDQSEGVICYADENGEIICEGYDEGPRFHQNVSEKGNNQRERCWGRAEPC